The following proteins come from a genomic window of Rutidosis leptorrhynchoides isolate AG116_Rl617_1_P2 chromosome 10, CSIRO_AGI_Rlap_v1, whole genome shotgun sequence:
- the LOC139870153 gene encoding uncharacterized mitochondrial protein AtMg01250-like — protein MGVMGFGNKWLRWISMCHTCAQTSVLINGSPTGEVQVQRGLRQGDPLSPFIFLIIMEGLCILIRDSVRDGRIRGAHIGNPEINISHLFYTDDVVVVSDWHQEILENTLNVFNNFYVCRAFK, from the coding sequence ATGGGTGTGATGGGTTTTGGTAACAAATGGCTAAGGTGGATTTCGATGTGTCATACATGTGCTCAAACGTCTGTTTTAATTAATGGGAGCCCGACGGGTGAGGTTCAGGTTCAACGTGGTTTACGTCAAGGTGACCCGTTGAGTCCCTTCATTTTTCTAATAATCATGGAAGGTCTCTGTATCTTGATTCGTGACAGTGTCCGTGATGGTCGTATAAGGGGTGCTCACATTGGAAATCCAGAGATtaatatttcacatttattttATACAGATGATGTGGTGGTGGTTTCGGATTGGCATCAGGAGATTTTAGAGAATACGTTAAATGTTTTCAACAATTTCTATGTTTGTCGGGCCTTCAAATAA